The Gemmatimonadota bacterium genome has a segment encoding these proteins:
- the mgtE gene encoding magnesium transporter, translating into MTDSRLAELVALAREGREGAFLAQAWTLEPADLADVLSALDEDERLALVRILPAELSSQALVEMPADEHAEEIVAALDPEQAAEIVEELEDDDAADLLGEMEPEEQERILAEVGDRSGVDRLLRYDDETAGGIMTTSVVTVTDLDTVGLALEAVRRQAHDMDDVMEVYVVDGARRLVGVLSFKQLVLSTPSRLVRDGMEPAVAQVSTDVDQEEVARIMGRYNLPSIPVVDEAGRLLGRITYDDVIDVAEAEATEDLLRFGGVSPDEELGGGWSSAVQSRLPWLYVNLLTAFLAAAVVKFFLGSIDKLPFLAIWMPIVAGMGGNAGTQALAVSVRRLSLGSGVGTRFRAIVTKEMVVGVINGAAIGLVIAGLAVLLGGEWKLGLVVFLAMTGNLFVAGFAGSFIPVMLERAGIDPAIASSIFVTTFTDVCGFGLLLGLATAILL; encoded by the coding sequence ATGACTGATTCCCGATTGGCGGAACTCGTCGCCCTCGCCCGTGAAGGCCGCGAGGGCGCGTTCCTCGCGCAGGCGTGGACGCTCGAGCCGGCCGACCTCGCCGACGTCCTCTCGGCCCTCGACGAAGACGAGCGGCTCGCGCTGGTGCGCATTCTGCCGGCGGAGTTGTCGTCCCAGGCGCTGGTCGAGATGCCGGCGGATGAACACGCGGAAGAGATCGTCGCGGCGCTCGATCCGGAGCAGGCCGCCGAGATCGTCGAGGAGCTCGAGGACGACGACGCCGCCGACCTTCTCGGCGAGATGGAGCCGGAAGAGCAGGAGCGGATTCTCGCCGAAGTCGGGGATCGTTCCGGCGTTGATCGGCTGCTCCGGTACGACGACGAGACGGCCGGCGGCATCATGACGACCTCGGTCGTCACCGTGACCGACCTCGACACGGTGGGCCTGGCGCTCGAGGCCGTGCGGCGCCAGGCGCATGACATGGACGACGTGATGGAAGTCTATGTCGTCGACGGCGCACGTCGGCTGGTGGGCGTCCTCTCGTTCAAGCAGCTCGTGCTCTCGACCCCCTCGCGCCTGGTGCGCGACGGGATGGAGCCGGCGGTGGCGCAGGTGTCGACCGATGTCGACCAGGAAGAGGTGGCGCGCATCATGGGCCGCTACAACCTCCCGTCGATCCCCGTGGTCGACGAGGCGGGCCGACTCCTCGGTCGAATCACCTACGACGACGTCATCGATGTCGCCGAAGCGGAAGCCACGGAAGACCTGCTCCGCTTCGGCGGTGTCTCGCCGGACGAAGAACTCGGTGGCGGCTGGTCGTCCGCGGTGCAGAGTCGACTGCCGTGGCTCTACGTCAACTTGCTGACCGCCTTCCTGGCAGCGGCGGTGGTCAAGTTCTTCCTGGGCTCCATCGACAAGCTCCCCTTTCTGGCGATCTGGATGCCGATCGTCGCCGGGATGGGGGGCAATGCCGGCACGCAAGCGCTGGCCGTCTCGGTGCGCCGCCTCTCGCTCGGGAGCGGGGTGGGGACGCGCTTTCGAGCGATCGTCACCAAGGAGATGGTCGTCGGGGTCATCAATGGCGCGGCGATCGGGCTGGTGATCGCCGGTCTCGCCGTGCTGCTCGGCGGCGAGTGGAAGCTCGGCCTGGTGGTCTTCCTCGCCATGACCGGCAACCTCTTCGTGGCCGGTTTCGCGGGCTCGTTCATCCCCGTCATGCTCGAGCGGGCCGGGATCGATCCGGCCATCGCCTCGTCGATCTTCGTGACCACCTTTACGGACGTCTGCGGATTCGGCCTCCTGCTGGGCTTGGCGACCGCGATTCTGCTCTGA
- a CDS encoding methylmalonyl-CoA mutase, which produces MSDSGLLERLAVQEAELARLRAEVAAWKAGVARLPVRDDATFETLSGVAVEPVYTALDANGSEPLPGEYPYTRGIHPTMYRGRLWTMRQFAGFGTAEDTNRRYHFLLARGQTGLSVAFDFPTLMGYDSDHPRSEGEVGKCGVAISSLADMETLFEGIPLDQVSVSMTINGPAAILFCFFVAAAEKQGVPIAKLQGTIQNDILKEFVAQHAWVYPVEPSLKLIVDLFEWTSAHTPKWNSISISGYHIREAGSTAAQELAFTLLNGFTYVERGMQRGLDVDQFAPRLSFFWDVHNDFFEEIAKMRAARRIWARHLRERYGAKDDRSLKMRFHCQTAGVSLTAQQPLNNVARVAYQALAAVLGGTQSLHTNALDETLALPTEQAVRVALRTQQILAYETGVAHSADPLGGSYLVEALTDQLEAEAERIFAQVAEMGGTVAAINAGWFQREIARSASRFQSEVETGRQTIVGLNAFVEDEESPIEILKIDASAEVLQRQRMQQMRAARDEALVAARLAELTQAAKDEVNVIPAMLDCARVYCTLYEIRHALETVWGAYREPVFF; this is translated from the coding sequence ATGTCCGACAGCGGACTACTCGAGCGCCTCGCGGTCCAGGAGGCAGAGCTGGCGCGCCTGCGTGCCGAGGTCGCCGCCTGGAAGGCGGGCGTGGCGCGACTGCCTGTGCGCGACGATGCGACCTTCGAGACCTTGTCTGGCGTCGCGGTCGAGCCGGTCTATACGGCGCTGGACGCGAACGGCAGCGAGCCGCTCCCTGGGGAATATCCCTACACGCGCGGGATCCACCCCACCATGTACCGCGGTCGGCTCTGGACCATGCGGCAGTTCGCCGGCTTCGGCACGGCGGAAGACACCAATCGTCGCTATCACTTTCTCCTCGCGCGTGGGCAGACCGGCCTGTCGGTGGCGTTCGACTTCCCGACTCTGATGGGCTACGACTCCGATCATCCCCGTTCCGAGGGGGAGGTCGGCAAGTGCGGCGTGGCGATTTCCTCGCTGGCCGACATGGAAACGCTGTTCGAGGGCATTCCGCTCGACCAGGTCTCCGTCTCGATGACCATCAACGGGCCGGCGGCGATCCTCTTCTGCTTCTTCGTGGCTGCGGCCGAGAAGCAGGGGGTGCCGATCGCAAAGTTGCAGGGCACCATCCAGAACGACATCCTGAAGGAGTTCGTGGCCCAGCACGCCTGGGTCTATCCGGTCGAGCCGTCGCTGAAGCTCATCGTCGACCTGTTCGAGTGGACCAGCGCGCACACGCCGAAGTGGAACTCGATCTCGATCTCGGGCTACCACATCCGCGAAGCGGGGTCGACCGCTGCCCAGGAGCTGGCGTTCACGCTGCTCAACGGCTTCACCTACGTCGAACGCGGGATGCAGCGCGGCCTCGATGTCGACCAGTTCGCCCCGCGCCTCTCCTTCTTCTGGGACGTGCACAACGACTTCTTCGAAGAGATTGCGAAGATGCGCGCGGCCCGTCGGATCTGGGCCCGGCACCTCCGCGAACGGTACGGCGCCAAGGACGACCGCTCGCTCAAGATGCGGTTCCACTGCCAGACCGCCGGCGTCTCGTTGACGGCACAGCAACCGCTCAACAACGTGGCCCGCGTCGCATATCAGGCGCTCGCCGCCGTCCTCGGGGGCACCCAGTCGCTGCACACCAACGCACTGGACGAAACGCTCGCGCTGCCGACGGAACAGGCGGTGCGGGTGGCGCTGCGCACCCAGCAGATTCTTGCCTACGAGACCGGCGTGGCCCACAGCGCCGATCCGCTGGGGGGCTCGTACCTGGTGGAGGCGTTGACGGACCAGCTCGAAGCCGAGGCGGAACGGATCTTCGCGCAGGTGGCCGAGATGGGCGGGACGGTGGCGGCAATCAACGCCGGCTGGTTCCAGCGCGAGATTGCGCGCTCGGCCTCGCGCTTCCAGTCCGAGGTCGAGACGGGACGGCAGACCATCGTCGGCCTGAATGCCTTTGTGGAGGACGAGGAATCGCCGATCGAGATCCTCAAGATCGATGCGAGTGCCGAAGTGCTGCAGCGCCAGCGGATGCAGCAGATGCGCGCCGCGCGCGACGAGGCGCTGGTGGCGGCCCGGTTGGCCGAACTGACCCAGGCCGCGAAGGACGAAGTGAACGTCATCCCCGCGATGCTTGATTGCGCGCGGGTCTATTGCACGCTGTACGAAATCCGGCACGCCCTCGAGACCGTCTGGGGTGCGTACCGCGAACCGGTGTTCTTTTAG
- the meaB gene encoding methylmalonyl Co-A mutase-associated GTPase MeaB, which translates to MSESTLAAQVLDGKVAGVARAVSVVENARAGFEELLSTLHPHLGHARRIGLTGPPGAGKSTLTERLTQAYRAQGLRVAVVAVDPTSPFTGGALLGDRIRMESVALDPGVFIRSMATRGSLGGLATSTREVCDVLDAAGFDRILVETVGVGQSELDVTRMADTSLLALVPESGDGIQALKSGVMEAADLFVINKSDRPGAPKLQREVEMALDLRMGKTLRNIPAHHGALRGPKGPVIHEDESGWRPPVLLTVAAQGEGIPELVDALERHWQWLAESGALATRRRERLAQRTREVVDRAARRWVWHESHAEEAIAARLDEIGAGAVSPYELAAEIVAALREGERV; encoded by the coding sequence ATGAGCGAATCGACGCTGGCGGCGCAGGTGCTCGACGGCAAGGTGGCGGGTGTCGCCCGTGCCGTCTCCGTGGTGGAAAACGCCCGCGCCGGCTTTGAAGAGCTCCTTTCCACGCTGCATCCCCACCTTGGCCACGCCCGCCGGATCGGCCTCACCGGCCCCCCGGGCGCCGGCAAATCCACGTTGACCGAGCGACTCACGCAAGCCTACCGCGCCCAAGGGCTGCGGGTGGCCGTCGTTGCTGTCGATCCGACCTCGCCGTTCACCGGCGGGGCGTTGCTCGGCGACCGGATCCGCATGGAGTCGGTCGCGCTGGATCCCGGCGTCTTCATCCGCTCCATGGCGACTCGCGGCTCGCTGGGCGGGCTGGCCACGTCGACGCGCGAGGTCTGCGACGTGCTCGATGCAGCGGGCTTCGATCGGATTCTCGTCGAGACCGTGGGTGTCGGACAGTCGGAACTGGACGTCACCCGGATGGCGGATACCTCCCTCCTCGCGCTGGTCCCCGAATCGGGTGACGGCATCCAGGCCCTCAAGTCCGGCGTGATGGAAGCCGCCGACCTCTTCGTGATCAACAAGAGCGATCGCCCCGGGGCACCAAAACTGCAGCGGGAGGTCGAGATGGCCCTCGACCTCCGGATGGGGAAGACGCTTCGCAACATCCCGGCGCATCACGGCGCGCTGCGGGGGCCGAAGGGGCCGGTGATCCACGAGGATGAGTCGGGCTGGCGTCCCCCCGTGCTGTTGACCGTCGCCGCCCAAGGTGAGGGAATCCCCGAGCTGGTGGACGCGCTGGAGCGGCACTGGCAGTGGCTGGCGGAGAGCGGCGCCTTGGCGACTCGTCGACGGGAGCGACTCGCGCAACGGACGAGAGAAGTGGTGGATCGGGCTGCGCGACGGTGGGTATGGCATGAGTCGCATGCCGAGGAGGCGATCGCGGCGCGATTGGACGAGATCGGGGCGGGGGCGGTGAGTCCGTACGAACTGGCGGCCGAGATCGTGGCCGCGTTGCGGGAGGGAGAGCGCGTATGA